The following are from one region of the Paramagnetospirillum magnetotacticum MS-1 genome:
- the infB gene encoding translation initiation factor IF-2: MSDSQDQDRKAPLKLTQPGKLELKKTVETGQVRQSFSHGRSKVVTVEVRKKRTFTSAGGAMHEIKEGAHSAAEADLAAAVAKVEAATRAASAHDLTNNEKAARAKALQDALHHQEEVRARAEEEAVRRAIEDEAIRAAEEEAQRLAEEEASQRAAEPQPEPEEEAPAPPAPAVAAPVAAAPAQPKPVAAPAAPVADATAAAPRARTEEEEEEEERAKKRAAAHKPAPVKRTEPRRRTGKLTITDALTDDDRSERGRSLAAVKRARERERLKHMQKGSEKVIREVIVPESITVQELANRMAVRGADVIKCLMRLGVMATINQNIDADTAELVVTEFGHNMKRVSEADVLVGLEGEVDTDEVLFSRPPVVTVMGHVDHGKTSLLDALRATDVVSGEAGGITQHIGAYQVTMSSGDKITFIDTPGHEAFTAMRARGAKVTDIVVLVVAADDGIMPQTVEAIRHAKAAGVPIIVAINKIDKPGANTEKVRQELLQHELVTEELGGDVLAIEVSAKKRLNLEKLEEAILLQAEILDLKANPDRAAQGVVVEAKMEKGRGSVATVLVQKGTIKVGDVFVAGAEWGRVRALVDDHGNSIKEAGPSTPVEVLGLQGTPAAGDDFVTVDDEGRAREIAGYRSRMDREAKAKLVQRGTLEQMFSAIKSGEAQELPVVIKGDVQGSIEAISSTLEKMGNENVRVRILHAAVGAINESDITLAKASNGLLIGFNVRANPQARDMARRDGVDIRYYSIIYDVTDDLKKMLSGMLAPELRERFLGYASIREVFNITKVGKVAGCMITEGTVKRGAKVRLLRDNVVIHTGDLGQLKRFKDDVKDVREGYECGMSFTNYEDIRVGDVIECFEIEEIAVTL, encoded by the coding sequence ATGAGCGATTCCCAGGATCAAGACCGTAAGGCCCCGCTGAAGCTGACCCAGCCGGGCAAGCTGGAGCTGAAGAAGACCGTCGAGACCGGACAGGTCCGCCAAAGCTTCTCCCATGGCCGGTCCAAGGTGGTGACGGTCGAGGTTCGCAAGAAGCGCACCTTCACCAGCGCCGGTGGCGCCATGCACGAGATCAAGGAAGGCGCCCATTCCGCCGCCGAGGCCGATCTCGCCGCCGCCGTGGCCAAGGTGGAAGCCGCCACCCGCGCCGCCAGCGCCCATGATCTGACCAATAACGAGAAGGCCGCCCGCGCCAAGGCGCTGCAGGACGCTCTCCATCATCAGGAAGAGGTCCGCGCCCGCGCCGAGGAAGAGGCCGTGCGCCGCGCCATCGAGGACGAGGCCATCCGCGCCGCCGAGGAAGAGGCCCAGCGTCTCGCCGAGGAAGAGGCGAGCCAGCGCGCCGCCGAGCCTCAGCCCGAGCCGGAAGAAGAGGCCCCCGCCCCGCCCGCTCCGGCTGTCGCCGCCCCCGTCGCAGCAGCCCCGGCCCAGCCCAAGCCCGTAGCCGCGCCCGCCGCTCCGGTGGCCGACGCCACGGCAGCCGCGCCGCGCGCCCGCACCGAGGAAGAGGAAGAAGAGGAGGAGCGCGCCAAGAAGCGCGCCGCCGCCCACAAGCCCGCCCCGGTCAAGCGCACCGAACCGCGTCGCCGCACCGGCAAGCTGACCATCACCGACGCGCTGACCGACGACGACCGCTCGGAACGCGGCCGGTCGCTGGCCGCCGTCAAGCGTGCGCGCGAACGCGAGCGCCTCAAGCACATGCAGAAGGGTTCGGAAAAGGTCATCCGCGAGGTGATCGTGCCCGAAAGCATCACGGTGCAGGAGCTGGCCAACCGTATGGCCGTGCGTGGCGCCGACGTGATCAAGTGCCTGATGCGCCTGGGCGTGATGGCCACCATCAACCAGAATATCGATGCCGATACCGCCGAACTGGTGGTGACCGAATTCGGCCATAACATGAAGCGCGTGTCCGAAGCCGACGTCCTGGTCGGCCTGGAGGGCGAGGTCGACACCGACGAGGTGCTGTTCTCCCGTCCGCCGGTGGTCACCGTCATGGGTCACGTCGATCACGGCAAAACCTCGCTGCTGGACGCCTTGCGCGCCACCGACGTGGTGTCGGGCGAAGCGGGCGGCATCACCCAGCATATCGGCGCCTATCAGGTGACCATGAGCTCGGGCGACAAGATCACCTTCATCGACACCCCCGGCCATGAAGCCTTCACCGCCATGCGCGCCCGCGGCGCCAAGGTGACCGATATCGTGGTTCTGGTGGTGGCCGCCGATGACGGCATCATGCCCCAGACGGTGGAAGCCATCCGCCATGCCAAGGCCGCTGGCGTGCCGATCATCGTCGCCATCAACAAGATCGACAAGCCGGGCGCCAATACCGAGAAGGTCCGCCAGGAACTGCTGCAGCACGAGCTGGTCACCGAGGAACTGGGCGGCGACGTCCTGGCCATCGAAGTGTCCGCCAAGAAGCGCCTGAACCTGGAAAAGCTGGAAGAGGCCATTCTGCTCCAGGCCGAAATCCTCGACCTCAAGGCCAATCCCGACCGCGCCGCCCAAGGCGTGGTGGTCGAGGCCAAGATGGAAAAGGGCCGGGGCTCGGTGGCCACCGTCCTGGTGCAAAAGGGCACCATCAAGGTCGGCGACGTCTTCGTGGCTGGCGCCGAATGGGGCCGGGTCCGCGCCCTGGTGGACGATCATGGCAATTCCATCAAGGAAGCCGGTCCCTCCACCCCGGTCGAGGTTCTCGGCCTGCAGGGCACGCCTGCCGCCGGTGACGACTTCGTCACCGTCGATGACGAAGGCCGCGCCCGTGAAATCGCCGGCTATCGGAGCCGCATGGATCGCGAGGCCAAGGCCAAGCTGGTTCAGCGCGGCACCCTGGAACAGATGTTCTCGGCCATCAAGTCGGGCGAGGCCCAGGAACTGCCCGTGGTCATCAAGGGCGACGTGCAGGGCTCCATCGAGGCCATCTCGTCCACCTTGGAAAAGATGGGCAACGAAAACGTCCGGGTGCGCATCCTGCATGCCGCCGTGGGCGCCATCAACGAGTCGGATATCACGCTGGCCAAGGCCTCCAACGGCCTGCTGATCGGCTTCAATGTCCGCGCCAATCCCCAGGCCCGCGACATGGCGCGCCGCGACGGCGTGGACATCCGCTACTACTCCATCATCTACGACGTCACCGACGATCTGAAGAAGATGCTGTCGGGCATGTTGGCGCCGGAACTGCGCGAGCGCTTCCTGGGCTACGCTTCCATCCGCGAGGTGTTCAACATCACCAAGGTCGGCAAGGTGGCGGGCTGCATGATCACCGAAGGCACCGTCAAGCGCGGCGCCAAGGTGCGCCTGCTGCGCGACAACGTGGTCATCCACACCGGCGATCTGGGCCAGCTCAAGCGCTTCAAGGACGACGTCAAGGACGTCCGCGAGGGTTACGAGTGCGGCATGTCCTTCACCAATTACGAAGACATCCGGGTCGGCGACGTCATCGAATGCTTCGAGATCGAGGAGATCGCGGTCACCCTGTAA
- a CDS encoding AAA family ATPase encodes MTPHPSSAAPQDEISSLESRLGEARAAIGRVIFGQDQVIDQSLITLLAGGHALLIGLPGLAKTRLVHTLGIVLGLDDKRVQFTPDLMPADILGSEVLEESAGGGRAFRFIKGPVFCQLLMADEINRAGPRTQSALLQAMQEHHVSVAGSRQDLPRPFHVLATQNPLEQEGTYPLPEAQLDRFLMQIDVGYPDFDAERRMLIDTTGALAAEPVRVMGADDLLAAQALVRRIPVGDAVVDAILTLVRQGRPESTSLDLVRRAVAWGPGPRAAQALMLATRARALLQGRLSPSVDDIRALAAPVLRHRMALGFAARADGITLAQVIEALEGTL; translated from the coding sequence ATGACACCGCACCCCAGTTCCGCCGCCCCGCAGGACGAGATCAGCAGCCTCGAATCCCGTCTGGGCGAGGCCCGCGCCGCCATCGGCCGCGTCATCTTCGGGCAGGACCAAGTCATCGATCAGAGTCTTATCACGCTGCTGGCGGGGGGTCACGCCCTGTTGATCGGCCTGCCCGGCCTGGCCAAGACCCGGCTGGTGCACACGCTGGGCATCGTTCTCGGCCTGGATGACAAGCGGGTGCAGTTCACCCCCGATCTGATGCCCGCCGACATCCTGGGCTCGGAAGTGCTGGAGGAAAGCGCTGGCGGCGGCCGCGCCTTCCGCTTCATCAAGGGGCCGGTTTTTTGCCAGTTGCTGATGGCCGACGAGATCAACCGCGCGGGCCCTCGCACCCAGTCGGCCTTGCTGCAGGCCATGCAGGAGCATCACGTCAGCGTGGCGGGCAGCCGTCAGGACCTGCCCCGGCCCTTCCACGTCCTGGCCACCCAGAATCCGCTGGAGCAGGAGGGCACCTATCCTCTGCCCGAGGCCCAGCTGGACCGCTTTCTCATGCAAATCGACGTGGGCTATCCCGATTTCGACGCCGAACGCCGCATGCTGATCGACACAACCGGCGCCCTGGCGGCCGAGCCGGTCCGGGTCATGGGGGCCGACGACCTGCTGGCCGCCCAGGCCCTGGTGCGGCGCATTCCGGTGGGAGACGCGGTGGTCGATGCCATCCTCACCCTGGTGCGGCAGGGCCGCCCGGAAAGCACGTCGCTGGATCTGGTCCGCCGGGCAGTGGCCTGGGGGCCGGGGCCGCGCGCCGCCCAGGCGCTGATGCTGGCGACCCGGGCCCGTGCCTTGTTGCAAGGCCGCCTGTCGCCTTCGGTGGATGACATCCGCGCCCTGGCCGCCCCGGTGCTGCGCCACCGCATGGCGCTGGGCTTTGCCGCCCGCGCCGACGGCATCACCCTGGCTCAGGTGATCGAGGCCCTGGAAGGCACCCTATGA
- the addA gene encoding double-strand break repair helicase AddA, whose protein sequence is MTEVSALSQDADRRQRRAADPTASVWVAASAGTGKTKVLTDRVLTLLLAGTPPHKILCLTFTKAAAAEMSNRIAGRLGQWATARDQDLAGDLERLLGRPPAVGEMIGARRLFASLLDAPGGMHMETIHAFCQSLLRRFPLEAGIAPHFQVMDDRDAGELLESAKLEVLSHARMGDGALGRALALVTARVHETAFPDLMGELTAERGRLERLLDRHGGVEGALSALRARLGLEAGDSPVSLLAWAVDEAHFDAPALRAAVEAMLGGSDSDAKRAADMARFLAEPERRADLFEEWCAVFITDKGTIRKTLATKAVYKALPTAEPVLAAEAERLLRLTEKLKAARILEATQALLTLGGALLQSYRRAKSIRALMDYDDLILGARDLLAQPGVAPWVLYKLDGGIDHVLIDEAQDTNPDQWAVVEKLTEEFFAGRGARESLRTVFAVGDAKQSIYSFQRADPREFERMRQAFAAHVPAAGGKWDVVDLNLSFRSAPSVLDAVNAVFAPGQPGRDGVAGDEDITHLPHRGGQAGRVEVWPAVEPRPTDEPPAWKPPVERIRGDSPRTRLARLVASRIRAMIDGEMLESKARPVRAGDVLVLVRRRGGFVEDLVRELKSRKVEVAGADRMVLTEQMAVMDLMALGNFLLLPEDDLTLATVLKGPLVGLTEEQLFTLAHHRGEDVGLWEALRRGVAHEGGVFEMAFRQLSQLLAQADHVSPHTLYARVLGPLGGRRNLLARLGLEAEDAIDEFMSLTLAFERAHPPSLQGFLHWLEAGALEIKRDLEQGGRDAVRIMTVHGSKGLQAPIVFLPDTMQVPTRSPRLLWLGEGEEELPAWPPRAEDMDAVCRRGAEARKLSREREYRRLLYVAMTRAEDRLILCGWRGLKAAPETCWHALVQGALAATAAEFDDPFLVQAGETAEAPVLVLANAQTAPAETGSAAGPGERPAAALPDWASLSAEPEPVPPRPLAPSRPEGDEPTVRSPLAEADGKPRWQRGKLIHRLLQTVPELPGPERSRAMLRFLGRPAWGLETAEQLAIANEVSDILDHPGLAGLFGPGSKAEVPLVGRIGDRVVSGRVDRLVVSESEVVVADYKTNRRPPATPDEVPDLYVRQMAAYRLALACIYPHHRIRCVLVWTDGPRLTEITSARLDDALAGLVE, encoded by the coding sequence ATGACGGAAGTCTCGGCGCTCTCCCAGGACGCCGATCGGCGGCAGCGCCGCGCCGCCGACCCCACGGCCAGCGTCTGGGTGGCGGCCAGCGCCGGGACCGGCAAGACCAAGGTGCTGACCGACCGGGTGCTGACCCTGCTGCTGGCCGGGACGCCGCCCCACAAGATTCTCTGCCTGACCTTCACCAAGGCCGCCGCCGCCGAGATGTCCAATCGCATCGCCGGGCGGCTGGGCCAATGGGCCACGGCGCGGGATCAGGATCTGGCCGGTGATCTCGAACGCCTGCTGGGCCGTCCGCCCGCCGTGGGCGAGATGATCGGAGCGCGGCGTCTGTTCGCCAGCCTGCTGGATGCGCCCGGCGGCATGCATATGGAGACCATCCACGCCTTCTGCCAGTCGCTGCTGCGGCGTTTTCCCCTGGAAGCGGGCATCGCGCCCCATTTCCAGGTGATGGATGACCGCGATGCGGGCGAATTGCTGGAATCCGCCAAGCTGGAGGTTCTGTCCCACGCCCGCATGGGCGACGGTGCCTTGGGGCGCGCCCTGGCCCTGGTGACGGCCCGCGTGCACGAGACCGCCTTTCCCGATCTGATGGGCGAACTGACCGCCGAACGTGGGCGGTTGGAGCGGCTTTTGGACCGCCATGGCGGGGTGGAGGGGGCCTTGTCGGCGCTGCGCGCCCGGCTGGGTCTGGAGGCGGGAGATTCGCCCGTCTCCCTGCTGGCCTGGGCGGTGGACGAGGCCCATTTCGATGCCCCGGCCTTGCGCGCCGCCGTCGAGGCCATGCTGGGCGGCAGCGACAGCGATGCCAAGCGCGCGGCCGACATGGCGCGGTTCCTGGCTGAACCCGAGCGGCGGGCCGATCTGTTCGAGGAGTGGTGCGCGGTGTTCATCACCGACAAGGGCACCATCCGCAAGACCCTGGCCACCAAGGCCGTGTACAAGGCCCTGCCCACGGCGGAACCAGTCCTGGCGGCAGAGGCCGAGCGCCTGCTGAGGCTGACGGAAAAGCTCAAGGCCGCCCGCATCCTCGAAGCCACCCAGGCGCTGCTGACGCTCGGCGGTGCCCTGTTGCAGTCCTATCGCCGCGCCAAGTCCATCCGCGCCCTGATGGATTACGACGACCTGATCCTCGGCGCCCGTGACCTGCTGGCCCAGCCCGGCGTGGCGCCCTGGGTGCTGTACAAGCTGGATGGCGGCATCGACCATGTCCTCATCGACGAGGCACAGGACACCAATCCCGATCAATGGGCGGTGGTCGAGAAACTGACCGAGGAATTCTTCGCCGGACGCGGCGCGCGCGAAAGCTTGCGCACCGTCTTCGCCGTGGGCGACGCCAAGCAGTCCATCTATTCATTCCAGCGCGCCGATCCGCGCGAATTCGAGCGCATGCGCCAGGCCTTCGCCGCCCATGTGCCCGCCGCGGGCGGCAAGTGGGATGTGGTGGACCTCAATCTGTCCTTCCGCTCGGCGCCATCGGTGCTGGACGCGGTCAATGCCGTCTTCGCCCCCGGTCAGCCGGGGCGCGACGGGGTGGCGGGTGATGAGGACATCACCCATCTGCCCCATCGCGGCGGTCAGGCCGGAAGGGTGGAGGTGTGGCCAGCCGTCGAACCCCGTCCCACCGACGAGCCGCCCGCCTGGAAGCCGCCGGTGGAGCGCATCAGAGGCGATTCGCCCCGCACCCGGCTGGCCCGGCTGGTGGCGTCGCGCATCCGCGCCATGATCGACGGCGAGATGCTGGAGTCCAAGGCCCGCCCGGTGCGGGCCGGTGACGTGCTGGTCCTGGTGCGCCGCCGGGGCGGCTTCGTCGAGGATCTGGTGCGCGAACTGAAAAGCCGCAAGGTGGAGGTGGCGGGCGCCGACCGCATGGTGCTGACCGAGCAGATGGCGGTCATGGATCTGATGGCGCTGGGCAATTTTCTGCTGCTGCCCGAAGACGACCTGACGCTGGCCACCGTGCTGAAAGGGCCGCTGGTGGGGCTCACCGAGGAGCAGCTGTTCACCCTGGCCCATCATCGCGGCGAGGATGTGGGGCTGTGGGAGGCCTTGCGCCGGGGCGTCGCCCATGAGGGCGGCGTTTTCGAGATGGCCTTTCGCCAGCTTTCTCAGTTGCTGGCCCAGGCCGACCATGTCTCGCCCCATACGCTTTACGCGCGGGTGCTGGGGCCGCTGGGCGGGCGGCGGAACCTGCTGGCCAGGCTGGGGTTGGAGGCCGAGGATGCCATCGACGAGTTCATGTCGCTGACGCTGGCCTTCGAACGCGCCCATCCGCCTTCGCTGCAAGGCTTCCTCCACTGGCTGGAGGCCGGTGCGCTGGAGATCAAGCGCGACCTGGAGCAAGGGGGGCGTGACGCGGTGCGCATCATGACCGTGCACGGGTCCAAGGGCCTGCAGGCACCCATCGTCTTCCTGCCCGACACCATGCAGGTGCCGACCCGCTCGCCCCGGCTGTTATGGCTGGGCGAGGGCGAGGAGGAGCTGCCCGCCTGGCCGCCGCGCGCCGAGGATATGGACGCGGTCTGCCGCCGGGGCGCGGAGGCGCGCAAGCTGTCGCGGGAAAGGGAATATCGCCGCCTGCTCTATGTGGCCATGACGCGGGCCGAGGACCGGCTGATCCTGTGCGGCTGGCGGGGCCTGAAGGCGGCGCCCGAGACTTGCTGGCACGCCCTGGTCCAAGGCGCCCTGGCCGCCACCGCCGCGGAATTCGACGACCCCTTCCTGGTCCAAGCGGGGGAGACCGCCGAAGCGCCGGTTCTGGTCCTGGCCAATGCCCAGACCGCGCCCGCCGAGACGGGTTCCGCCGCCGGGCCGGGCGAAAGGCCCGCCGCCGCTCTGCCCGACTGGGCTTCACTTTCGGCCGAGCCCGAGCCGGTGCCGCCCCGGCCGCTGGCGCCGTCGCGGCCCGAAGGCGACGAGCCCACCGTGCGTTCGCCACTCGCCGAGGCCGACGGCAAGCCGCGCTGGCAGCGGGGCAAGCTCATTCACCGGCTGTTGCAGACCGTCCCCGAACTGCCGGGGCCCGAACGCTCGCGCGCCATGCTGCGCTTCCTGGGCCGCCCGGCCTGGGGGCTGGAGACCGCCGAGCAACTGGCCATCGCCAATGAAGTCTCGGACATTCTCGACCATCCGGGGCTGGCCGGGCTGTTCGGTCCCGGATCCAAGGCCGAGGTGCCGCTGGTGGGACGCATCGGCGACCGGGTGGTCTCGGGCCGGGTCGACCGTCTGGTGGTCAGCGAGTCCGAAGTGGTGGTGGCCGATTACAAGACCAATCGCCGCCCGCCCGCCACGCCCGACGAGGTGCCTGATCTCTATGTCCGCCAGATGGCCGCCTATCGTCTGGCCCTGGCCTGCATCTATCCCCATCACCGGATACGCTGCGTTCTGGTGTGGACCGACGGCCCTCGCCTCACCGAGATCACCTCGGCCCGCCTGGACGATGCCCTGGCTGGACTGGTGGAATAA
- a CDS encoding TetR/AcrR family transcriptional regulator: MTMTRTRSKPSAKREAILDAAQRLFLVEGYAATSMDAVAAGAEVSKATIYAHFEGKDQLFAAIMHRRCEASFAFASPDESFDAERTFTTYAERLLGLLMTPDAMALYRVVVAESARTPELAQAFYETGPIRGKAAIAASVACLQARGELATDIDPLVIADQFIGMLRAETYHRALLGLPEGRSVAKTIAAAVQTLMRAYGKR; encoded by the coding sequence ATGACCATGACCCGGACCCGGTCCAAACCCTCGGCCAAGCGCGAGGCCATCCTGGATGCCGCCCAACGGCTGTTCCTGGTGGAGGGCTATGCCGCCACCAGCATGGATGCGGTGGCCGCCGGGGCGGAAGTTTCCAAGGCGACCATCTACGCCCATTTCGAGGGCAAGGATCAGCTGTTTGCCGCCATCATGCACCGCCGTTGCGAGGCATCCTTCGCCTTTGCGTCGCCGGACGAAAGTTTCGACGCGGAGCGCACGTTCACGACGTATGCGGAACGGCTGCTGGGTCTGCTGATGACGCCCGACGCCATGGCCCTTTACCGGGTGGTGGTGGCCGAATCGGCGCGGACCCCCGAACTGGCCCAGGCCTTCTACGAGACCGGACCCATCCGGGGCAAGGCGGCCATCGCCGCCTCGGTCGCCTGCCTTCAGGCACGAGGTGAACTGGCCACCGACATCGATCCCCTGGTGATCGCCGATCAGTTCATCGGCATGCTGCGGGCCGAAACCTATCATCGCGCCTTGCTGGGCCTGCCCGAAGGACGCTCTGTGGCAAAGACCATAGCCGCGGCCGTTCAGACCCTGATGCGGGCCTACGGCAAGCGCTAA
- a CDS encoding radical SAM protein gives MPTPRPWLYLGTTHALCEDCLALIPAKVVAEDGCVWHLKRCPAHGPQRTMISSDYAYWREARDFIKPGDLPAHFHTQVDKGCPHDCGLCPDHEQHSCLALVEVTDSCGLDCPTCFAQSRPGRGHRSLAEVEAMLDAVVRSEGGSPDIVQISGGEPADHPQILEILRAAKARPIRHVMLNTNGVRLARDPDFATALAGLGPGFEVYLQWDSLEPEALSVLRGADLREVRKGALAALDRHGISTTLVCVMAKGVNDGEVGAIIDHALAVACVRGVSFQPLQDAGRSPGLGKDSRMLPSDIRRAIIEQSNGLFGPADLVPLPCNPESITIAYALRHGNRATAVTGLVPRDLLLSAVPNALTFDAVPGLKDSLMRLLSMSCAGEDTAVQMGKLLCCLPGIQAPASLTYDKVFRLSIVQFLDRYSFCLGQVKRACVHVAQPDGKMIPIDTFNLFHRSNNHD, from the coding sequence ATGCCCACGCCTAGGCCCTGGCTCTATCTGGGCACCACCCATGCCCTGTGCGAGGACTGTCTGGCGCTGATTCCGGCCAAGGTGGTGGCCGAGGACGGCTGCGTCTGGCACCTCAAACGCTGTCCCGCCCACGGGCCTCAGCGCACCATGATCTCCAGCGATTACGCCTATTGGCGCGAAGCCCGCGACTTCATCAAGCCGGGCGACCTGCCCGCCCACTTCCACACCCAGGTGGACAAGGGCTGTCCCCATGATTGCGGATTGTGTCCCGACCACGAGCAGCATTCCTGTCTGGCCCTGGTGGAGGTCACCGATTCCTGCGGCCTGGACTGCCCCACCTGCTTCGCCCAGTCGCGGCCCGGGCGCGGCCATCGCAGCCTGGCTGAGGTCGAGGCGATGCTCGACGCGGTGGTGCGAAGCGAGGGCGGCAGCCCGGACATCGTCCAGATTTCCGGGGGCGAGCCCGCCGATCATCCCCAGATCCTGGAGATTCTGCGGGCGGCCAAGGCGCGCCCCATCCGCCATGTGATGCTCAACACCAACGGCGTGCGTCTGGCCCGCGACCCGGACTTTGCCACCGCCCTGGCCGGGCTGGGTCCGGGTTTCGAGGTCTATCTGCAATGGGATAGCCTGGAGCCCGAGGCGCTCAGCGTTCTGCGGGGCGCCGATCTTCGCGAGGTGCGTAAGGGGGCTTTGGCGGCGCTCGATCGCCACGGCATCTCCACCACCCTGGTCTGCGTCATGGCCAAGGGAGTCAATGACGGGGAGGTTGGGGCGATCATCGACCATGCCCTGGCTGTGGCTTGCGTGCGCGGCGTCAGCTTCCAGCCCCTGCAAGACGCCGGGCGCAGCCCCGGTCTGGGCAAGGACAGCCGCATGCTGCCCTCGGATATCCGCCGGGCCATCATCGAGCAGTCCAACGGCCTGTTCGGCCCGGCCGATCTGGTGCCGCTGCCTTGCAATCCGGAAAGCATCACCATCGCCTATGCCCTGCGCCACGGGAACCGGGCGACGGCGGTAACCGGGCTGGTGCCCAGAGATCTGCTGCTGTCGGCGGTGCCCAACGCGCTCACCTTCGACGCGGTGCCGGGCCTCAAGGACAGCCTGATGCGGCTGTTGTCCATGTCCTGCGCGGGGGAGGATACCGCCGTCCAGATGGGCAAGCTGCTGTGCTGTTTGCCCGGAATCCAGGCCCCGGCATCCTTGACCTATGACAAGGTCTTTCGCCTGTCCATCGTCCAGTTCCTCGACCGCTACAGCTTCTGCCTGGGTCAGGTCAAACGCGCCTGCGTCCATGTGGCCCAGCCCGACGGCAAGATGATTCCCATCGACACCTTCAACCTGTTCCACCGGAGTAATAACCATGACTGA
- the rbfA gene encoding 30S ribosome-binding factor RbfA, translating into MSRGAKPPSQRQLRVGEELRHAIAMVIERGEFRDPDLLGRAITVTEVRVSPDLRNATVFVVPLGGGDVAPILAGLKRAKAFLRHEISRMVELRAVPDLWFQEDTTFDTASRIDSILNSPEVRRDIDHPAAEDEFASDGDDGL; encoded by the coding sequence ATGAGCCGGGGTGCCAAGCCACCGTCCCAGCGCCAGCTTCGCGTCGGCGAGGAACTGCGCCACGCCATCGCCATGGTGATCGAGCGGGGCGAGTTCCGCGACCCCGACCTTCTGGGCCGCGCCATCACCGTTACCGAAGTCCGGGTCAGTCCTGACCTGCGCAACGCCACGGTCTTCGTGGTGCCGCTGGGCGGTGGCGACGTGGCCCCCATCCTGGCGGGCCTGAAGCGCGCCAAGGCCTTCCTGCGCCACGAAATCTCGCGCATGGTCGAATTGCGCGCCGTGCCCGATCTGTGGTTCCAGGAAGACACTACCTTCGATACCGCATCCCGAATCGATTCCATTCTCAATTCGCCGGAAGTGCGTCGCGACATCGACCACCCCGCCGCCGAGGATGAGTTCGCCTCCGATGGGGATGACGGGCTTTAG
- a CDS encoding DUF1285 domain-containing protein: MTQPLTEAPPDVDYPGRLPEYCGDLGIRIDRQGRWFYHGSPINRKEMVCLFASVLYRSKDGGYLLITPGEMGRIEVDDVPFLAVEMFTCGAGRDMVVSFRTNMDEMVTVDGDHPLRIAEGEGSGEPSPYVTVRTGIEARLTRSVYYELVALGWEEDREGETVYGLWSSGSFFPLGRLDLPD, translated from the coding sequence GTGACTCAGCCATTGACCGAAGCCCCTCCGGATGTGGACTACCCGGGCCGGTTGCCCGAATATTGCGGCGATCTCGGTATCCGCATCGACCGGCAGGGACGTTGGTTCTACCATGGCTCGCCGATCAATCGCAAAGAGATGGTCTGCCTCTTCGCTTCGGTCTTGTACCGGTCCAAGGATGGCGGCTACCTGCTGATCACGCCGGGCGAGATGGGCCGTATCGAGGTCGATGACGTCCCCTTCCTGGCGGTCGAGATGTTCACCTGCGGCGCGGGGCGCGACATGGTGGTCAGCTTCCGCACCAATATGGACGAGATGGTCACCGTCGACGGCGACCATCCGCTGAGAATCGCGGAAGGCGAAGGCTCGGGGGAGCCATCGCCCTACGTAACCGTGCGGACCGGGATCGAGGCGCGCCTCACCCGCTCCGTCTATTACGAACTGGTCGCCTTGGGTTGGGAGGAGGACCGGGAGGGAGAGACGGTTTACGGACTATGGAGCAGCGGGAGCTTTTTTCCATTGGGGAGGCTGGACCTTCCCGACTGA
- a CDS encoding prolipoprotein diacylglyceryl transferase: MPIHTVFDLLAWGGGGLLGLAVRRCWLAGAATPDPIRHPWWYASAILGAVAGAVALGTLNIHLAGLPGMGKSVVGALAGAIAAVEAYKHFTGLSGSTGLGVVAPLAFGIAVGRIGCLLSGLEDFTYGTPTALPWGMDFGDGIARHPVQLYESLAMAAFLVWFLAALALGHEMPRRHGFALLVAVYAGQRFCWEFLKPYPDVIGPFNLFHLTCLGLLAYGLVMIRRRRDRHAHA; the protein is encoded by the coding sequence TTGCCTATTCATACGGTGTTCGATCTGCTGGCCTGGGGCGGCGGCGGCCTTCTGGGGCTGGCGGTGCGGCGGTGCTGGCTGGCCGGGGCGGCCACACCCGATCCCATCCGTCACCCCTGGTGGTACGCCTCGGCCATCCTGGGCGCGGTGGCGGGCGCGGTGGCTTTGGGCACTCTCAACATCCATCTGGCAGGATTGCCCGGCATGGGAAAGAGCGTGGTCGGCGCCCTGGCCGGAGCCATCGCCGCCGTCGAGGCGTACAAGCATTTCACCGGTCTGAGCGGTTCCACCGGTCTTGGCGTGGTGGCGCCGCTGGCCTTCGGCATCGCCGTCGGGCGGATCGGCTGTCTGCTGTCGGGGCTGGAGGATTTCACCTATGGCACGCCCACCGCCCTGCCCTGGGGCATGGATTTCGGCGACGGGATTGCCCGGCACCCGGTGCAGCTTTACGAAAGTCTGGCCATGGCCGCCTTTCTGGTCTGGTTTCTGGCGGCGCTGGCGCTTGGGCACGAGATGCCTCGGCGCCATGGTTTCGCCCTGTTGGTGGCCGTCTATGCTGGGCAGCGCTTCTGCTGGGAATTCCTCAAGCCCTATCCGGACGTGATCGGGCCGTTCAACCTGTTTCATCTTACCTGCCTGGGGCTGCTGGCCTATGGACTGGTGATGATCCGCCGCCGAAGGGACCGCCATGCCCACGCCTAG